In Streptomyces violaceusniger Tu 4113, one DNA window encodes the following:
- a CDS encoding MFS transporter has product MSTPAFPRTGGKPPRSLSTPTGTALAVGLAVMTLEGFDLVAFGATTPLLLDYRPWGLTVALVGLLGSLTPIGMLIGSLLVGQFTDRFGRRRTTLVSAALVSAGMFVCAAAPLPALFGAGRFVVGLGAGAIYPAMAPLIFELAPDRRKNLYSGIVQCGTPIGGAFAALAANTLLSGHSFHAEYLVGGIAGLLVLPMAYAWLPESTEYQRAATTSAPAPGSRGVRLVLKPPYLTTTLLFCAMAALSFLLIFGMNTWLPELMRTADYPLRSSQTFLVLLNLGATVGGLAMALLADRAGSKGAVTASFALGAAAIVGMSAQLPLPVLYGIVVLGGCGAVGVQGLLNVYIARTYPVTARASAVGVALGVGRIGAIAGPTLGGWLLAADLAPRWNFILFAVPAVLGAILAQAAGGRTSRDRGRTPRDRGRTAPAPRAQESTAGQTP; this is encoded by the coding sequence TTGAGCACCCCCGCGTTCCCTCGCACGGGCGGGAAACCGCCCCGGAGCCTGTCCACGCCGACCGGCACCGCACTCGCCGTCGGCCTGGCGGTGATGACACTGGAAGGCTTCGATCTCGTCGCGTTCGGCGCGACCACACCACTGCTGCTCGACTACCGGCCCTGGGGTCTCACGGTCGCCCTGGTCGGCCTGCTGGGCAGCCTCACGCCCATCGGGATGCTCATCGGCTCCCTGCTGGTCGGCCAGTTCACCGACCGGTTCGGCCGGCGCCGGACGACCCTGGTCAGTGCCGCGCTCGTCAGCGCCGGGATGTTCGTCTGCGCCGCGGCACCCCTGCCGGCCCTGTTCGGTGCGGGCCGTTTCGTCGTCGGGCTCGGCGCCGGTGCGATCTACCCGGCGATGGCCCCGCTGATCTTCGAACTCGCTCCTGACAGACGGAAGAATCTGTACTCGGGGATCGTGCAGTGCGGAACCCCCATCGGCGGCGCGTTCGCGGCCCTCGCCGCCAACACGTTGCTGAGCGGGCACAGTTTTCACGCGGAGTACCTGGTCGGCGGGATTGCCGGTCTGCTCGTGCTGCCCATGGCCTACGCCTGGCTGCCCGAGTCCACGGAATACCAGCGGGCGGCGACGACGTCGGCCCCGGCCCCCGGCAGCCGCGGTGTACGGCTGGTGCTGAAGCCGCCGTACCTCACCACCACACTGCTGTTCTGCGCCATGGCGGCCCTTTCGTTCCTGCTCATCTTCGGCATGAACACCTGGCTGCCAGAGCTGATGAGGACCGCGGACTATCCGCTGCGGTCCTCGCAGACCTTCCTCGTCCTGCTGAATCTCGGCGCCACCGTCGGCGGACTCGCCATGGCGCTGCTGGCCGACCGTGCCGGATCGAAGGGAGCGGTCACCGCCAGTTTCGCCCTCGGAGCCGCCGCGATCGTCGGCATGAGCGCCCAACTGCCGCTGCCGGTGCTCTACGGCATCGTGGTCCTCGGCGGCTGCGGCGCGGTCGGCGTCCAGGGGCTGCTCAATGTGTACATTGCCCGCACCTATCCGGTGACAGCGCGGGCCAGCGCGGTGGGCGTCGCGCTCGGAGTGGGCCGCATCGGCGCGATCGCCGGCCCCACGCTCGGCGGCTGGCTCCTCGCGGCCGACCTGGCACCCCGGTGGAACTTCATCCTCTTCGCCGTCCCCGCCGTCCTCGGCGCGATCCTCGCCCAGGCCGCCGGCGGACGAACGTCCCGCGACCGCGGACGAACGCCCCGCGACCGGGGCCGTACCGCTCCCGCGCCACGCGCCCAGGAGTCAACGGCCGGACAGACGCCATGA
- a CDS encoding DUF4387 family protein, giving the protein MFGTDPERILLVNHPLALAVKVSLSRPTIQGDLRDNDCYAGQRYAP; this is encoded by the coding sequence GTGTTCGGCACGGATCCCGAGCGCATCCTGCTGGTCAACCACCCACTCGCCCTCGCAGTGAAGGTCTCCCTGTCTCGCCCGACCATCCAGGGCGACCTGCGCGACAACGACTGCTACGCCGGACAGCGGTACGCCCCCTGA
- a CDS encoding SDR family oxidoreductase translates to MRTSGRGLGRRGIARSPSPHTGVSPLSGRVAVVTGAARGVGAAVATALSEAGARVALLGREEERLREAAAGLPTPTLCVEADVTDPAALDAAAREVETRLGPADVVVANAGIAVSGPFRDTEADLWQRVVDVNLTGAANTARAFLPHLTRTRGYFLQVASTASFGSAPMMSAYCASKAGAESFAQSLRCELEPDGIAVGVAYLHWTGTDMIGGIDDNPVLRALRAHQPRFARRVQTPARVAGLLTDGIVRRAPRVHAPPWLRWCQALRPVFPALVAHISRRELRCRSGAEFAAGTGAMGAGGRADWTAHRSAPTPRPGGQAD, encoded by the coding sequence ATGAGGACAAGCGGACGAGGACTCGGCCGCCGCGGCATCGCCCGCTCCCCGAGCCCGCACACCGGTGTCTCACCGCTGAGCGGACGCGTGGCCGTCGTCACCGGAGCCGCCCGCGGCGTCGGCGCGGCCGTCGCCACCGCGCTGTCCGAGGCCGGTGCACGGGTGGCGCTGCTCGGCCGGGAGGAGGAGAGGCTGCGGGAGGCGGCGGCCGGGCTGCCCACGCCCACCCTGTGCGTCGAGGCGGACGTCACCGACCCGGCCGCCCTGGACGCCGCCGCACGCGAGGTCGAAACACGGCTCGGCCCCGCCGACGTGGTCGTGGCCAACGCGGGCATCGCCGTCAGCGGGCCCTTCCGCGACACCGAGGCCGACCTGTGGCAGCGGGTCGTCGACGTCAACCTGACCGGCGCGGCCAACACCGCCAGGGCCTTCCTGCCCCACCTCACCCGCACCCGCGGCTACTTCCTCCAGGTCGCCTCCACTGCCTCGTTCGGCTCCGCGCCCATGATGAGCGCGTACTGCGCCTCCAAGGCGGGTGCGGAGTCCTTCGCCCAATCCCTGCGCTGCGAGCTCGAACCCGACGGCATCGCCGTCGGCGTCGCCTACCTGCACTGGACCGGCACCGACATGATCGGCGGCATCGACGACAACCCGGTACTGCGGGCCCTGCGCGCGCACCAGCCCCGGTTCGCCCGCCGCGTCCAGACTCCGGCGCGGGTGGCCGGCCTGCTCACCGACGGCATCGTCCGCCGCGCTCCCCGCGTCCACGCGCCGCCCTGGCTGCGCTGGTGCCAGGCGCTGCGCCCGGTCTTCCCCGCCCTCGTCGCCCACATCTCCCGGCGCGAGCTGCGGTGCCGGAGCGGGGCCGAGTTCGCCGCAGGCACCGGAGCAATGGGCGCGGGCGGCCGCGCCGACTGGACCGCGCACCGGTCCGCGCCGACTCCGCGGCCGGGCGGGCAGGCGGACTGA
- a CDS encoding SDR family NAD(P)-dependent oxidoreductase, whose amino-acid sequence MSAATRKAGLVTGAGSGIGRAAALEFARCGAAVAVLDIDESTAAETALMIREDGGEALAIPVDIGDEGSVRAAVERTVAEYGGLDFAVNNAGLDSHHRQLEQMTLAEFERVVHVNLAGTFLCMKYELPALRRREGGAIVNIASNGGLYAIPTAPAYVAAKHGIVGLTKVAAVDYAPDSIRVNAVCPGPTRTPGFERVAAGTDLIAMQEAITPLGRMANPEEAAAAAVWLCSDAASYITGIALSVDGGRRA is encoded by the coding sequence ATGAGCGCCGCAACCCGGAAAGCGGGACTGGTCACCGGCGCGGGCAGTGGGATCGGCCGCGCGGCGGCGCTGGAGTTCGCCCGGTGCGGCGCCGCGGTCGCCGTGCTCGACATCGACGAGAGCACGGCCGCCGAGACCGCCCTGATGATCAGGGAGGACGGTGGGGAGGCACTGGCCATCCCCGTCGACATCGGCGACGAAGGCTCCGTGCGGGCGGCCGTCGAGCGTACGGTCGCGGAGTACGGGGGCCTCGACTTCGCCGTGAACAACGCCGGCCTGGACTCCCATCACCGGCAGCTCGAGCAGATGACACTGGCCGAGTTCGAGCGCGTGGTTCATGTCAATCTGGCCGGAACCTTCCTGTGCATGAAGTACGAACTGCCCGCACTGCGCCGCCGCGAGGGCGGCGCCATCGTCAACATCGCCTCCAACGGCGGCCTGTACGCGATCCCGACCGCCCCCGCCTACGTGGCCGCCAAGCACGGCATCGTCGGGCTCACCAAGGTCGCCGCCGTCGATTACGCACCGGACAGCATCCGGGTCAACGCCGTCTGCCCCGGCCCGACCCGTACTCCCGGGTTCGAGCGGGTGGCGGCCGGTACCGACCTGATCGCCATGCAGGAGGCGATCACGCCACTCGGCCGGATGGCCAACCCGGAGGAGGCCGCGGCCGCTGCCGTCTGGCTCTGCTCGGACGCGGCGTCCTACATCACCGGCATCGCGCTGTCGGTCGACGGCGGACGGCGAGCCTGA
- a CDS encoding sensor histidine kinase, whose product MTRTAPSRSLRLRVTLMATLIVTAALALGIAVIAITLVSSVRANVDTTLTSYATSVGRSADGTWPKPLPAVPDDPSAWAQVVDGSGTVVAATANVQGRPARYTLPAGSTTPRTVPGQGTDDDEHVVAQRYVAGTTPVVVYTGASTRILSIVTNDLQGHLLFVLPLVVLGALGMSWVLIGRTLRPVERIRAEAAEITGSDLHRRIPGPTGDDEIGRLTGTLNSMLERLEDSATRQRRFVADASHELRTPLAAVRTSLEVGIAYPDRAPWPDLAERAVTETARLQRLVDSLLLLARADDDTLLTHHEPIDLAALARTAARSVPARIPLEIHTDDGVRVLGDPDQLTRLIRNLLDNADRHAATHVQLTVTTDGPDTAVLQVSDDGPGIPPADRDRIFDRFVRLQAARTRQSGPDSGTGLGLAIARDIATAHRGTLTVTDRPPTTRDTGVGASRDTGVGASFTLRLPIART is encoded by the coding sequence TTGACCCGCACCGCCCCTAGCCGCTCGCTGCGGCTGCGCGTCACGCTCATGGCCACCCTGATCGTCACCGCCGCCCTCGCGCTCGGCATCGCGGTGATCGCGATCACGCTGGTCAGCTCCGTACGCGCGAACGTCGACACGACGCTGACCTCCTACGCGACATCCGTCGGCCGCTCCGCCGACGGAACCTGGCCCAAGCCCCTGCCCGCCGTCCCCGACGACCCGAGCGCCTGGGCCCAGGTCGTCGACGGCTCCGGAACCGTGGTGGCCGCCACCGCGAACGTCCAGGGCCGGCCCGCCCGGTACACCCTGCCCGCGGGCAGCACCACGCCGCGGACAGTTCCCGGACAGGGCACGGACGACGACGAACACGTGGTGGCCCAGCGCTACGTCGCCGGCACCACACCCGTGGTCGTGTACACCGGCGCCTCCACCCGCATCCTCAGCATCGTCACCAACGACCTCCAGGGCCATCTGCTGTTCGTCCTGCCGCTGGTCGTCCTCGGCGCACTCGGCATGTCCTGGGTGCTCATCGGCCGCACCCTGCGGCCGGTGGAACGCATCCGCGCCGAGGCTGCCGAGATCACCGGCAGCGACCTGCACCGCCGCATCCCCGGCCCCACCGGCGACGACGAGATCGGCCGCCTGACCGGCACCCTCAACTCGATGCTCGAACGCCTGGAGGACTCCGCGACCCGCCAGCGCCGCTTCGTCGCCGACGCCTCCCACGAGCTGCGCACCCCGCTCGCGGCCGTACGCACCTCCCTGGAGGTCGGAATCGCCTACCCCGACCGCGCCCCCTGGCCGGATCTGGCCGAACGCGCCGTCACCGAAACCGCCCGCCTCCAGCGCCTCGTCGACTCCCTGCTACTGCTTGCCCGCGCCGACGACGACACCCTGCTCACCCACCATGAGCCCATCGACCTGGCCGCACTGGCGCGCACCGCCGCCCGGTCCGTCCCCGCCCGCATCCCCCTGGAGATCCACACCGACGACGGCGTCCGCGTCCTCGGCGATCCCGATCAACTCACCCGCCTGATCCGCAACCTCCTCGACAACGCCGACCGCCACGCCGCCACGCACGTCCAGCTCACCGTCACCACCGACGGCCCCGACACGGCCGTCCTCCAGGTCAGCGACGACGGCCCCGGCATCCCGCCCGCCGACCGCGACCGGATCTTCGACCGGTTCGTGCGCCTCCAAGCCGCCCGGACCCGCCAGAGCGGCCCCGACTCCGGCACCGGCCTCGGCCTGGCCATCGCCCGCGACATCGCCACCGCGCACAGAGGCACGCTCACGGTCACCGACCGTCCCCCCACCACACGGGACACAGGAGTCGGCGCCTCACGGGACACAGGAGTCGGCGCCTCCTTCACCCTCCGGCTGCCCATCGCCCGCACCTGA
- a CDS encoding MMPL family transporter has translation MCWPGCSGSALALLPLLSAVVSVLTMQLAIWGLTYATSIAINPSVQFIVALLGLGLSIDYSLLLVNRWREERDKGADNREAVLRSMRRAGHSVAFSALIASLGLFALTVVPVSFIQGVGLSGLFIPSIAALVALTTIPLLLASVGPRMDRIRLHRRTTAGPGRMWTRTARTIVARPKAAALMGTAILGTLCAFGLTINIASPISTSLAGGGPAEQGLRALQHDGFPTGVLTSVPIELPAGTDPAATAATLRTLPDLHGVLAADIPAWHHSGSSVIMALPDHEIGTAHAGTALSQLRGAVPHNAMIGGEQVQSADVTHILSTWFPALLAVAALLTFVLLARGMRSLLLPAKAVALNLLSVGAAYGVLVLIWQHGYGSHALWGIPATGSISPFVPMLLFGFLFGVSMDYEVFILDRIREAHDRTGDTPASVVEGISRTGRLVTSAALILFLALVSLSSSPDVTIKMMATGMAAGILIDALVVRTLLTPSLVVLFGRANWYLPAWAARLLRIKPQATGHGDHHGGHGTDGTDGGAHEDAHPALSRHA, from the coding sequence TTGTGCTGGCCTGGGTGTTCGGGCTCCGCGCTGGCCCTGCTGCCGCTGCTGTCGGCGGTCGTCTCGGTGCTGACGATGCAGCTGGCGATCTGGGGCCTGACCTACGCCACGAGCATCGCCATCAACCCCTCGGTGCAGTTCATCGTCGCCCTGCTGGGCCTCGGCCTGTCGATCGACTACTCGCTGCTGCTGGTCAACCGCTGGCGGGAGGAGCGCGACAAGGGCGCCGACAACCGCGAGGCGGTCCTGCGCTCCATGCGCCGCGCCGGGCACTCGGTGGCCTTCAGCGCGCTGATCGCCTCACTGGGCCTGTTCGCGCTGACCGTCGTCCCGGTCTCCTTCATCCAGGGCGTCGGCCTGTCCGGACTGTTCATCCCCTCCATCGCCGCTCTGGTGGCGCTCACCACCATCCCGCTGCTGCTGGCCTCCGTCGGACCGCGGATGGACCGCATCCGCCTGCACCGTCGCACCACGGCGGGCCCTGGCCGGATGTGGACGCGCACCGCCCGCACGATCGTCGCCCGCCCCAAGGCCGCGGCCCTTATGGGAACCGCGATTCTGGGTACTCTGTGCGCGTTCGGGCTGACCATCAACATCGCCTCCCCGATCAGCACGTCGCTCGCCGGGGGCGGCCCGGCCGAGCAGGGCCTGCGGGCCCTGCAGCACGACGGGTTCCCCACCGGCGTACTCACCTCGGTTCCCATCGAACTGCCCGCAGGCACCGACCCCGCGGCCACCGCCGCCACCCTGCGGACCCTGCCCGACCTCCACGGCGTCCTGGCCGCCGACATACCCGCCTGGCACCACTCCGGCAGTTCGGTGATCATGGCGCTGCCCGATCACGAGATCGGCACCGCGCACGCCGGTACCGCCCTGTCCCAGCTGCGCGGCGCCGTCCCGCACAACGCGATGATCGGCGGCGAACAGGTCCAGTCGGCCGACGTCACCCACATCCTGTCCACCTGGTTCCCCGCGCTCCTGGCCGTCGCCGCGCTGCTCACCTTCGTTCTGCTGGCCCGCGGCATGCGCTCCCTGCTGCTGCCCGCCAAGGCCGTCGCCCTCAACCTGCTCTCGGTCGGTGCCGCGTACGGCGTACTGGTCCTGATCTGGCAGCACGGCTACGGCTCGCATGCCCTGTGGGGCATCCCCGCCACCGGCTCGATCAGCCCGTTCGTGCCGATGCTTCTGTTCGGGTTCCTGTTCGGGGTGTCCATGGATTACGAGGTGTTCATCCTGGATCGGATCCGTGAGGCCCACGACCGCACCGGCGACACCCCCGCCTCCGTGGTCGAGGGCATCTCCCGCACCGGGCGCCTCGTCACGAGCGCCGCCCTCATCCTGTTCCTCGCCCTGGTGTCCCTGTCGTCCTCGCCGGACGTGACCATCAAGATGATGGCCACCGGTATGGCCGCGGGTATCCTCATCGACGCTTTGGTCGTACGCACCCTGCTCACCCCCTCCCTGGTGGTGCTCTTCGGCCGCGCCAACTGGTACCTGCCGGCCTGGGCCGCCCGCCTGCTGCGTATCAAGCCGCAGGCCACCGGTCACGGTGACCACCACGGCGGACACGGAACAGACGGCACGGACGGCGGCGCGCATGAGGACGCCCACCCGGCCCTGTCCCGGCATGCTTGA
- a CDS encoding TetR/AcrR family transcriptional regulator: MDHPVVPLGQPRAERVDAARNRRRLLNTAREMIAEVGAEKVTMDGLAERAGLGKGTVFRRFRTRAGVFHALLDEDERAFQEQVLYGPPPLGPGADPAERLIAYGRARIAFLLERHALARAALDRAQPIPAGEAVFSPAHIRVLLRQARPDCPDSDSLALQLAAALEGPILLYLVMPERAEATRHFERLADSWQVLVQGVCRT; the protein is encoded by the coding sequence ATGGATCACCCCGTCGTGCCTCTCGGTCAGCCACGCGCCGAGCGGGTGGACGCCGCGCGCAACCGCCGGCGGCTGCTGAACACGGCGCGGGAGATGATCGCCGAGGTCGGAGCGGAGAAGGTGACGATGGACGGCCTCGCCGAGCGGGCCGGCCTCGGCAAGGGCACCGTGTTCCGCCGCTTCCGCACGCGAGCGGGCGTCTTCCACGCCCTCCTGGACGAGGATGAACGCGCCTTCCAGGAACAGGTGCTGTACGGCCCGCCACCGCTCGGACCGGGCGCGGACCCGGCCGAGAGGCTGATCGCCTATGGGCGCGCCCGCATCGCCTTCCTGCTCGAACGCCACGCGCTCGCCCGCGCCGCACTCGACCGCGCCCAGCCGATCCCTGCCGGGGAGGCCGTCTTCTCGCCCGCGCACATCCGGGTACTCCTGCGGCAGGCCCGGCCCGACTGCCCGGATTCCGACAGCCTCGCCCTCCAGCTCGCCGCCGCGCTCGAAGGCCCGATCCTGCTGTACCTGGTCATGCCGGAGCGGGCCGAAGCCACCCGCCACTTCGAGCGGCTGGCGGACAGTTGGCAGGTCTTGGTGCAGGGCGTCTGCCGAACCTGA
- a CDS encoding LysR family transcriptional regulator codes for MVELETRELEYFIAVADELHFGRAAARLSIAQPALSKAIRRIETRLGVPLFLRSSRHVELTPAGEALQEHGRHALNAVAAAVRSARRAVDTQAHLRLVLKPGGDAGLLSGILAEYAHQPDARRVDILFSGPADRTDFLLDGRADVGLLYVPFDDLDGLDHETLHAEERVAIVPSAHRLAGLASVRMADLEGETLPRWKGVPGGDGTGPEVADVVQLLQMIKVSRMIGVLPRSLVEPLPPGLVGVPVSDAPLSRLVLAWKEQDRRPLLASFVAAALRVPPRMAGMVGADASGASLTSGRGGV; via the coding sequence ATGGTTGAACTGGAGACCCGCGAGCTCGAGTACTTCATCGCAGTCGCCGACGAGCTGCACTTCGGCCGGGCCGCCGCCCGGCTCTCGATCGCCCAGCCGGCGCTGTCGAAGGCGATCCGACGGATCGAGACCCGGCTCGGCGTCCCGCTGTTCCTCCGCTCCAGCCGGCACGTCGAGCTCACACCGGCCGGGGAAGCGTTGCAGGAGCACGGACGGCACGCGCTCAACGCGGTCGCCGCCGCCGTCCGCAGCGCCCGGCGTGCCGTCGACACCCAGGCGCACCTTCGGCTCGTACTCAAGCCCGGCGGCGACGCCGGTCTGCTGTCCGGGATCCTGGCCGAGTACGCCCACCAGCCCGATGCCCGCCGGGTCGACATCCTCTTCAGCGGCCCCGCCGACCGCACCGACTTCCTGCTCGACGGCCGGGCCGACGTCGGCCTGCTCTACGTACCGTTCGACGATCTCGACGGCCTGGACCACGAGACGCTCCACGCCGAGGAGCGGGTGGCCATCGTCCCCTCCGCACACCGACTGGCCGGGCTCGCTTCGGTGCGGATGGCCGATCTGGAGGGCGAGACCCTGCCGCGCTGGAAGGGCGTGCCAGGGGGCGACGGCACCGGTCCGGAGGTCGCCGACGTGGTCCAACTGCTCCAGATGATCAAAGTGAGCCGGATGATCGGCGTGCTCCCCCGGTCGCTGGTCGAGCCGCTCCCGCCCGGCCTCGTCGGTGTACCGGTATCCGACGCCCCGCTCAGCCGCCTCGTGCTCGCCTGGAAGGAACAGGACCGCCGCCCGCTGCTCGCCTCGTTCGTGGCCGCGGCGCTGAGGGTTCCTCCCCGAATGGCGGGCATGGTCGGGGCCGATGCGTCAGGGGCGTCCTTGACGTCGGGCCGAGGGGGCGTCTGA
- a CDS encoding response regulator transcription factor, with product MRILVIEDDEALGASLTWGLKAEGYVVCLTADGAEGLWLAQEHDFDLIVLDVMLPGLDGYQICARLREAGKWTPILMLTAMDAPLDQAEGLDLGADDYLTKPFSYPVLLAHLRALLRRSTRERPAQLRSGELTLDPATHAVHFAGRPLALTPGEASVLEYLLRAEGRTVSKAELLEHCWDMASRADPAVVEVRIHHLRRKTDASVIETVRGRGYRIDPHRP from the coding sequence ATGCGCATTCTCGTGATCGAGGACGACGAGGCCCTCGGCGCATCCCTCACCTGGGGGCTGAAAGCCGAGGGCTACGTCGTCTGCCTGACCGCCGACGGGGCGGAAGGGCTGTGGCTGGCGCAGGAGCACGACTTCGACCTGATCGTCCTGGACGTCATGCTCCCGGGCCTGGACGGCTACCAGATCTGCGCACGGCTGCGCGAAGCCGGCAAGTGGACCCCGATCCTCATGCTCACCGCCATGGACGCCCCTCTCGACCAGGCCGAGGGCCTCGATCTGGGCGCCGACGACTACCTCACCAAGCCGTTCTCCTATCCGGTGCTGCTCGCCCACCTGCGGGCCCTGCTGCGCCGCAGCACCCGTGAGCGCCCCGCCCAACTGCGGTCCGGGGAGCTGACGTTGGACCCGGCCACCCACGCGGTCCACTTCGCCGGCCGGCCCCTCGCCCTCACGCCTGGTGAGGCGAGCGTGCTGGAGTACCTGCTGCGCGCCGAGGGCCGCACCGTCTCCAAGGCCGAACTCCTGGAACACTGCTGGGACATGGCCTCCCGGGCCGACCCTGCCGTCGTCGAGGTCCGCATCCACCACCTGCGCCGCAAGACCGACGCGAGCGTCATCGAGACCGTACGAGGCAGGGGGTACCGCATTGACCCGCACCGCCCCTAG
- a CDS encoding DUF5914 domain-containing protein — protein MSSWSSSPADGGAPGGPACTADDGAEALTLDVSFKVAGRLVVPVHPALLRITEGAGAGSVVGRHAIPLGADGSGHPRTTVMETVVAASDRPGFPAARRSAPLPRPLVRATAGRLCRDVPAYAERRQQLRSTGRFPGWAG, from the coding sequence TTGTCCTCATGGTCCTCATCTCCTGCCGACGGGGGCGCGCCCGGCGGCCCGGCCTGTACGGCGGACGACGGCGCGGAGGCCCTCACCCTCGACGTGTCCTTCAAGGTGGCGGGCCGGCTGGTCGTGCCGGTCCACCCCGCACTGCTGCGCATCACCGAGGGCGCGGGCGCGGGCTCCGTCGTGGGGAGGCACGCCATCCCGCTCGGCGCGGACGGTTCCGGCCACCCCCGCACCACCGTCATGGAGACGGTGGTCGCCGCCTCGGACCGTCCGGGCTTCCCCGCCGCCCGCCGATCCGCGCCGCTGCCGCGCCCCCTGGTGCGCGCCACGGCCGGGCGGCTATGCCGGGACGTCCCAGCCTACGCCGAGCGGCGCCAGCAGCTGCGGTCGACGGGCCGCTTCCCGGGCTGGGCGGGGTGA
- a CDS encoding DUF6131 family protein, protein MIALGIILLVVGFVTGISILWTIGIVLLVIGAILWVLGATGHAIGGRRHYW, encoded by the coding sequence ATGATCGCCCTCGGGATCATTCTCCTCGTCGTCGGCTTTGTGACCGGCATCTCCATCCTGTGGACCATTGGAATCGTCCTTCTCGTCATCGGAGCGATCCTCTGGGTCCTGGGCGCCACCGGGCACGCGATCGGTGGGCGTCGGCACTACTGGTAG